One window of the Synergistaceae bacterium genome contains the following:
- a CDS encoding heavy metal translocating P-type ATPase, giving the protein MNSGEEKIRLSVAGLNCAACSLRIERALYGLPGVTFAAVDMAEGRIRLSLSKRGRTAEILESVRKVVNSIEPGAAVLDEGASDEPSGLPKGDMARLAAGAILWLAAVFLPLDEMPRIMLYTAAYLTAGVKVLAAVARNLRGGSLFDEFFLMSTATLGAFAIGDYSEAVAVMLFYEAGELVQNLAVDRSRRSIMALADIRPDTANVMESGKWRVVSAASVVPGRTVLVKPGEQVPLDGRILEGASSLDTSSLTGESIPQDVSAGMEVLAGSVNLGGAITVQVTSRYGDTTLSKGLRLIEEARESKAPTERFITSFARWYTPAVVVFAVLLAFVPPMIGLGDFRTWGYRALVFLVVSCPCALVISIPLAIFGGIGAASRRGILIKGGDVLERLSDVKAALFDKTGTLTKGVFRVTQVNPSSPFTEEELMEIAGAAERGSNHPIARAVASAAGPGKGEQGLIEELPGLGVRLDLDGVEILAGNASLLERNGVSVEGAWREKPGAVVHVARGGAYAGFIVVEDTPREQARTTVDRLRELGVRFVGMLSGDRPENVEKLGRELGLDLWEGGLMPADKLEHFRRIKQEVGGTTVFVGDGMNDAPLLAASDAGFAMGGLGADAAIEAADVVLLNDDPRGASEAVEIARRTRAIMRQNIAFALGVKGLVLVMGAFGVASMWEAVFADVGVALLATLNSARVMRYEGA; this is encoded by the coding sequence ATGAATAGCGGAGAGGAAAAGATTCGCCTTTCGGTCGCAGGCCTCAACTGCGCCGCCTGTTCCTTGAGGATAGAGAGGGCCCTCTACGGTCTGCCGGGGGTGACGTTTGCGGCGGTGGACATGGCCGAGGGGAGAATCAGGCTTTCCTTGTCGAAAAGAGGGAGAACGGCGGAGATCCTCGAGTCCGTGAGAAAGGTCGTTAATTCCATAGAGCCGGGAGCAGCTGTGCTGGACGAGGGGGCGTCCGACGAGCCATCGGGCCTTCCCAAGGGTGACATGGCTCGCCTTGCGGCAGGCGCGATCCTTTGGCTCGCAGCGGTCTTTCTGCCGCTGGACGAGATGCCGCGAATCATGCTTTACACGGCAGCGTACCTTACCGCCGGGGTGAAGGTCCTGGCCGCGGTGGCCAGAAATCTGCGGGGCGGCTCGCTCTTCGACGAGTTCTTCCTGATGTCGACGGCCACGCTGGGCGCCTTCGCCATAGGCGACTATTCCGAGGCCGTTGCCGTCATGCTCTTCTACGAGGCGGGGGAGCTGGTGCAGAACCTGGCGGTCGATCGCTCGCGCAGGTCGATAATGGCCCTGGCTGATATCCGCCCGGACACGGCGAACGTGATGGAGAGCGGGAAGTGGCGCGTCGTTAGCGCTGCCTCGGTAGTGCCCGGTCGTACGGTGCTAGTCAAGCCGGGGGAGCAGGTCCCGCTCGACGGCAGGATCCTTGAGGGGGCATCGTCGCTCGACACCTCGTCGCTGACAGGCGAATCCATCCCGCAGGACGTGTCCGCCGGAATGGAGGTCCTCGCCGGGAGCGTGAATCTCGGCGGCGCAATCACCGTCCAGGTCACGAGCCGCTACGGGGATACCACCCTGTCGAAGGGTCTCCGCCTGATAGAAGAGGCCAGGGAGAGCAAGGCGCCCACCGAGAGGTTCATCACTTCATTTGCAAGGTGGTACACGCCTGCAGTGGTCGTTTTCGCGGTTCTTCTCGCCTTCGTTCCGCCCATGATAGGATTAGGTGACTTTCGCACTTGGGGCTACAGGGCCTTGGTCTTCCTGGTGGTGTCATGCCCGTGCGCGCTCGTGATCTCCATACCTCTCGCGATCTTCGGCGGCATAGGAGCTGCGTCCAGAAGGGGGATACTCATCAAGGGGGGCGATGTACTGGAGAGGCTCTCCGACGTCAAGGCCGCCCTATTCGACAAGACCGGCACTCTGACCAAGGGGGTGTTCCGCGTGACCCAGGTAAATCCATCGTCGCCCTTCACCGAAGAGGAGCTGATGGAGATCGCAGGAGCGGCCGAGAGAGGCTCCAACCACCCGATAGCGAGGGCTGTGGCGAGCGCGGCGGGGCCCGGAAAGGGAGAGCAGGGGCTTATCGAGGAGCTTCCGGGGCTCGGGGTGCGTTTGGACCTTGACGGGGTGGAGATCCTGGCCGGAAACGCCTCTCTGCTGGAGAGAAACGGCGTAAGCGTCGAAGGAGCGTGGAGGGAGAAGCCCGGCGCAGTGGTTCACGTGGCGAGGGGCGGTGCCTACGCCGGATTCATAGTGGTTGAGGACACGCCCAGGGAGCAGGCTCGCACAACGGTGGACAGGCTCAGGGAGCTGGGTGTCAGGTTTGTCGGGATGCTGTCGGGGGACAGGCCTGAGAACGTGGAGAAGCTCGGCAGGGAGCTCGGGCTTGACCTGTGGGAGGGCGGCCTGATGCCCGCGGACAAGCTGGAGCACTTTCGCAGGATAAAGCAGGAGGTCGGGGGTACGACGGTCTTCGTGGGCGACGGCATGAACGACGCTCCGCTGCTGGCCGCGTCGGACGCCGGGTTCGCGATGGGCGGACTGGGTGCGGACGCCGCCATTGAAGCGGCGGACGTGGTGCTGCTCAACGATGATCCCCGCGGTGCCTCGGAGGCGGTCGAGATAGCTAGGAGGACCCGGGCGATCATGAGGCAGAACATAGCCTTTGCTCTCGGTGTGAAGGGTCTGGTGCTGGTCATGGGGGCGTTTGGAGTAGCCTCCATGTGGGAGGCGGTATTCGCCGACGTGGGGGTGGCGCTGCTGGCGACGCTTAACTCCGCCCGGGTGATGAGGTACGAAGGCGCTTAA
- a CDS encoding helix-turn-helix transcriptional regulator, which translates to MSGHMEEIAAAMPKEEVLYELADLFRVFGDTTRIKILWALSLSDLCVADIAELLSMNQPAISHQLRVLRQARLVRVTRRGRRSVYGLDDDHVRTIFAQGFDHVRHIAEKGADIHE; encoded by the coding sequence ATGAGTGGACATATGGAAGAGATAGCGGCGGCCATGCCGAAGGAGGAGGTTCTTTACGAGCTGGCAGATCTGTTTCGCGTGTTCGGCGACACGACTCGGATCAAGATCCTTTGGGCGCTCTCCCTGTCCGACCTGTGCGTGGCGGACATAGCGGAGCTTCTGTCGATGAATCAGCCGGCAATCTCCCACCAGCTCAGGGTTCTAAGGCAGGCCAGGCTTGTGAGGGTGACGCGAAGGGGGAGGCGGTCCGTGTACGGGCTGGACGACGATCACGTCAGGACGATCTTCGCCCAGGGCTTCGATCACGTGCGCCACATAGCGGAGAAGGGGGCGGATATACATGAATAG
- a CDS encoding DUF3798 domain-containing protein, translating into MRRFIGVLFTLALVLVLGTAAFAAPKIGIMTGTVSQGEEEYRAGEEMVEKYGEDRVIHVTYPDKFMDEQETTISQVLAMASDPDVRAIVVCQAVPGTAAAIDKVKEVRDDILFVLGTVHEEPYMIAEKADILYEIDQPTRGSSIIEKAAAMGAKTFIHYSFPRHMSMPLLATRRDIMEETAKKVGIDFVFVNSPDPTGEGGVAGAQQFILEDAPRQIEKYGPDTAFFSTNCSMQEPLIKSVVKGKALYPEQCCPSPFHALPNALGLKVESKGDVPYILKAIEDKIVELEMEGRVSTWTAPIAMNFIRAGSEYAMDFAEGKFEDKQDIERAKAVLHKYAGNVLIRAFDDEKTPHFLMVVGESVIFGK; encoded by the coding sequence ATGAGGAGATTCATCGGAGTTCTGTTCACGCTCGCGCTCGTTCTTGTTCTTGGGACGGCCGCCTTCGCGGCGCCGAAGATCGGCATCATGACGGGCACGGTATCGCAGGGAGAAGAGGAGTATCGCGCGGGCGAAGAGATGGTCGAGAAGTACGGCGAGGACAGGGTCATCCACGTCACCTATCCCGACAAGTTCATGGACGAGCAGGAGACCACAATCTCCCAGGTCTTGGCCATGGCCTCCGACCCGGACGTCAGGGCGATAGTCGTCTGCCAGGCCGTCCCGGGCACCGCTGCCGCTATCGACAAGGTGAAGGAGGTCCGCGACGACATACTCTTCGTCCTCGGGACGGTCCACGAGGAGCCTTATATGATAGCGGAGAAGGCCGACATTCTCTACGAGATCGACCAGCCGACCCGCGGAAGCTCCATCATCGAAAAGGCCGCTGCGATGGGCGCGAAGACCTTCATCCACTACTCCTTCCCACGCCACATGAGCATGCCTCTTCTCGCCACCCGCAGGGACATCATGGAGGAGACCGCAAAGAAAGTCGGAATCGATTTTGTCTTCGTCAACTCACCCGACCCCACGGGTGAAGGCGGAGTGGCCGGCGCCCAGCAGTTCATCCTCGAGGACGCTCCGAGGCAGATCGAGAAGTATGGCCCGGACACGGCCTTCTTCAGCACCAACTGCTCCATGCAGGAGCCTCTGATCAAGTCGGTGGTCAAGGGCAAGGCCCTCTACCCCGAGCAGTGCTGCCCGAGCCCCTTCCACGCCCTTCCGAACGCGCTCGGCCTCAAGGTCGAGAGCAAGGGAGACGTGCCCTACATCCTCAAAGCAATAGAGGACAAGATAGTGGAGCTCGAAATGGAAGGACGCGTTTCGACCTGGACCGCCCCGATCGCGATGAACTTCATCCGCGCGGGCTCGGAGTACGCGATGGACTTCGCGGAGGGCAAATTCGAGGACAAGCAGGATATCGAGAGGGCCAAGGCCGTGCTTCACAAGTACGCGGGCAACGTCCTCATCCGCGCATTCGACGACGAGAAGACCCCTCACTTCCTGATGGTGGTCGGCGAGTCGGTCATCTTCGGGAAATAA
- a CDS encoding sugar ABC transporter ATP-binding protein, translating to MNNISKEYYGNRVLKDVTFSLGAGEVLSLVGENGAGKSTLMNILFGMPVIHATGGFQGEIYLDGEKTEIKSPEEAMKLGIGMVHQEFMLLPGFSITENIKLNREVTKDNLLSRIFGKPMKWLDMPRMRSDARTSLDTIGLGIDEMLPVRGLPVGHMQFVEIARELDKRHIRLLVLDEPTAVLTESDADKLLESIKILTDKGISVLFITHRLDEVMTVSDRIVVLRDGERIAETKPSETTIDRIAELMVGRKIEGGDIQGRPLSELSEDLVLEIRNLSVAMPGESVKNVDIEVRRGEILGIAGLAGQGKIGIANGIMGLFPSSGDVRMNGEPVRLNSPRASLDNGMAFVSEDRRGTGLLLDESIEFNIVATAIQTKGMFMKPGRVRILDSREMTEYAKGLIEKLDIRCTGPRQLARRLSGGNQQKVCIARAITLEPSLLFVSEPTRGIDIGAKRLILDHLVQLNRETGLTIVMTSSELAELRSVCDRIAIVYRGRLEGVLLPTASDRDFGLMMAGEYTKIHGKEAV from the coding sequence ATGAATAACATAAGCAAGGAGTACTACGGCAACCGCGTCCTAAAGGACGTAACCTTCTCTCTGGGCGCAGGCGAGGTCCTCTCCCTGGTAGGCGAGAACGGGGCGGGCAAGTCCACATTGATGAACATCCTGTTCGGGATGCCTGTGATACACGCGACCGGTGGCTTTCAGGGAGAGATATACCTTGACGGGGAGAAGACCGAGATAAAATCCCCCGAGGAGGCCATGAAGTTGGGCATCGGCATGGTCCATCAGGAGTTCATGCTGCTTCCCGGGTTTTCCATCACAGAAAACATAAAGCTCAACAGAGAGGTGACAAAGGACAACCTGCTGAGCCGAATCTTCGGTAAACCCATGAAATGGCTTGATATGCCCCGGATGAGGAGCGACGCCAGGACCTCCCTGGACACTATTGGGCTCGGCATCGACGAGATGCTGCCCGTCAGAGGGCTACCGGTAGGTCACATGCAGTTCGTGGAGATCGCCCGCGAGCTGGACAAGAGGCACATCCGCCTGCTGGTTCTGGACGAGCCGACCGCTGTGCTCACCGAGTCCGACGCGGACAAGCTGCTCGAGTCCATAAAGATACTGACGGACAAGGGGATCTCGGTGCTCTTCATAACACACAGGCTGGACGAGGTGATGACTGTATCCGACAGGATCGTCGTGCTGAGGGACGGCGAGCGAATAGCCGAGACCAAACCCTCCGAGACCACGATAGACAGGATCGCGGAGCTGATGGTCGGCAGGAAGATCGAGGGCGGAGACATACAGGGCAGGCCCCTGTCGGAGCTGAGCGAGGACCTGGTACTGGAGATACGAAACCTGTCGGTCGCCATGCCGGGGGAAAGCGTGAAGAACGTGGACATCGAGGTAAGGCGCGGCGAGATACTGGGAATTGCCGGACTGGCCGGGCAGGGCAAGATCGGCATAGCCAACGGCATAATGGGACTCTTCCCGTCGAGCGGAGATGTGAGGATGAACGGAGAACCGGTCAGGCTGAACTCCCCCCGGGCCTCTCTGGACAATGGCATGGCATTCGTGTCGGAGGACAGGAGAGGGACGGGGCTTCTGCTCGACGAGTCTATCGAGTTCAATATCGTGGCCACTGCGATCCAGACGAAGGGAATGTTCATGAAGCCCGGAAGGGTCAGAATCCTCGACTCGCGGGAGATGACCGAGTACGCCAAGGGGCTGATCGAGAAGCTGGACATTCGCTGCACCGGGCCGCGACAGCTCGCGAGGCGGCTCTCCGGCGGCAACCAGCAGAAGGTCTGCATAGCCCGCGCCATCACCCTGGAACCAAGCCTGCTCTTCGTATCGGAGCCGACCAGGGGAATTGACATAGGCGCCAAGAGGCTCATCCTTGACCATTTGGTGCAGCTCAACAGGGAAACGGGACTCACTATAGTCATGACCTCTTCCGAGCTGGCGGAGCTTCGCTCGGTCTGCGACCGCATCGCGATAGTCTACCGGGGAAGGCTCGAGGGAGTGCTCCTGCCGACCGCGAGCGACAGGGATTTCGGGCTCATGATGGCGGGCGAGTACACCAAGATCCACGGAAAGGAGGCCGTCTAG
- a CDS encoding ABC transporter permease, with the protein MGQIFSAMLTRFGMNALLVLAMIPTIQAGAGPNFGLPFGIICGLIGATLAIELDFSGFPALFFAIGVSIPLGAIAGWLYGLLLNRVKGQEMTVGTYMGFSIVSLMCIFWLMAPYTSPEMIWPYGGDGLRVTVVLDGRMEQILDRLWSFNVHGVTIPTGLLIVTAVSCVLLWLFLRTRTGLAMSMVGSNPRFAEASGLSVNKYRVLASTISCAMGAAGIIIYSQSYGFIQLYQAPLYMALYSVSAILIGGASLQRATIAQALIGAFLFNGLLVIALPVANVAMDSDISEIMRVIISNGIILYALTRKEAGGDAQ; encoded by the coding sequence ATGGGACAGATCTTCAGCGCGATGCTGACCCGGTTCGGAATGAACGCGCTGCTTGTGCTGGCGATGATACCGACGATACAGGCGGGCGCAGGGCCGAACTTCGGCTTGCCGTTCGGGATAATCTGCGGCCTGATCGGGGCGACCCTGGCGATAGAGCTGGACTTCAGCGGCTTCCCCGCCCTCTTCTTCGCGATCGGAGTCTCGATACCCCTGGGCGCGATCGCGGGATGGCTGTACGGGCTGCTGTTGAACAGGGTGAAGGGTCAGGAGATGACCGTCGGGACATATATGGGTTTCTCCATAGTCTCGCTGATGTGCATCTTCTGGCTGATGGCCCCCTATACTAGCCCCGAGATGATATGGCCCTACGGCGGCGATGGGCTCAGGGTGACGGTGGTCCTCGACGGGAGGATGGAGCAGATCCTGGACCGCCTCTGGAGCTTCAACGTCCACGGAGTGACCATCCCGACGGGACTGCTCATAGTGACTGCGGTCTCCTGCGTTCTCCTGTGGTTATTCTTGAGGACCAGGACGGGGCTCGCGATGTCCATGGTCGGGTCAAACCCGCGCTTCGCCGAGGCATCGGGACTGAGCGTGAACAAGTACCGCGTCCTTGCCTCCACGATCTCATGCGCGATGGGTGCGGCAGGCATAATAATCTACTCCCAGAGCTACGGGTTCATACAGCTCTACCAGGCGCCGCTTTACATGGCGCTCTACTCCGTCTCCGCGATCCTGATAGGGGGAGCGTCGCTACAGCGGGCCACCATAGCACAGGCCCTCATCGGGGCCTTCCTGTTCAACGGACTGCTGGTCATAGCCCTTCCCGTGGCGAACGTGGCGATGGACAGCGATATCTCGGAGATCATGAGGGTGATCATAAGCAACGGGATAATCCTCTACGCCCTCACACGCAAAGAGGCTGGAGGTGATGCGCAGTGA
- a CDS encoding ABC transporter permease gives MFFANDLVARLARNSFLVISLIIPVLAGMGLNFGIVLGAMAGQFAAFVTVTHNLTGMPGFFVACLLSIPFAVLFGWLTGILFNKAKGKEMITGLILGFFANGVYQLICLILIGWIIPISDKSLLLPSGVGFVNTIDLKIWQYAIDKFYVFRAKGIETPVLKYLNNINFPVLTLVIVLILCVAVYLLFKTKLGQDFRAVGQNRHIARVAGVKVDRVRIIAVIFSTVLAAWGQLIFLQNIGNVQVYGSHVQVGTFAVAALLIGGASVTRATIGQALLGTVLFHALFIVSPLAGKNIMGSAQVGEYFRVFVAYGVIGIALALHAWQRQVKKE, from the coding sequence ATGTTCTTCGCCAACGACCTGGTGGCCAGGCTTGCGCGCAACTCATTCTTGGTCATCTCTCTGATCATCCCGGTGCTCGCAGGGATGGGGCTTAACTTCGGCATAGTCCTCGGAGCGATGGCGGGGCAGTTCGCGGCCTTCGTCACGGTGACCCACAACCTGACCGGGATGCCCGGCTTTTTCGTCGCATGCCTCCTGTCGATACCCTTCGCGGTGCTGTTCGGGTGGCTTACAGGCATCCTGTTCAACAAGGCCAAGGGCAAGGAGATGATAACAGGCCTTATCCTCGGCTTCTTCGCGAACGGAGTCTACCAGCTTATATGTCTCATCCTGATAGGGTGGATCATACCGATCTCGGACAAGTCGCTGCTGCTGCCGTCGGGCGTGGGATTTGTGAACACGATAGACCTGAAGATCTGGCAGTACGCCATAGACAAGTTCTACGTCTTCCGGGCGAAGGGGATAGAGACGCCGGTGCTCAAGTACCTGAACAACATAAACTTCCCCGTGCTGACTCTGGTCATCGTGCTGATCCTGTGCGTCGCGGTCTATCTTCTGTTCAAGACCAAGCTGGGTCAGGACTTCCGCGCCGTCGGCCAGAACAGACACATAGCCCGGGTGGCGGGGGTCAAAGTGGACAGGGTCAGGATAATCGCAGTCATCTTCTCCACTGTCCTTGCGGCTTGGGGGCAGCTCATATTCCTGCAGAACATCGGCAACGTGCAGGTCTACGGCTCCCACGTCCAGGTGGGCACCTTCGCGGTGGCCGCCCTGCTGATAGGAGGCGCGTCCGTGACCAGGGCCACCATCGGGCAGGCGCTGCTGGGGACCGTCCTCTTCCACGCGCTGTTCATAGTCTCCCCTCTGGCGGGGAAGAACATAATGGGCAGCGCGCAGGTGGGCGAGTACTTCCGGGTGTTCGTCGCCTACGGAGTTATAGGCATAGCTCTCGCCCTTCACGCCTGGCAGAGGCAGGTCAAGAAGGAGTAG
- a CDS encoding heavy-metal-associated domain-containing protein, translated as MSMFVFSVPDISCDHCKMRISKALEAAGVKEFEVSVEDKRVTAEGADASYIQAVIEDSGYDATLV; from the coding sequence ATGAGCATGTTTGTTTTCTCTGTGCCGGACATATCCTGCGACCACTGCAAGATGCGCATTTCCAAGGCTCTGGAGGCTGCTGGAGTGAAGGAGTTCGAGGTCTCCGTCGAGGATAAAAGGGTGACTGCGGAGGGCGCGGATGCCTCGTATATCCAGGCGGTCATAGAGGACTCGGGATACGACGCGACCTTGGTCTAG
- a CDS encoding copper-translocating P-type ATPase, which yields MADTEKQSFKTSLVVTGMTCATCSRMVERSLAKVDGVTFAAVNLATETAFVVSEREIPKEELVKAVEKAGYSVTDERAEDLEKSRYLRTRRNLAISWLVTGPLMGLMVLHMTGRHVPFYYSLELFGGIVAIFWAGRDAIKGAWIALSHFHANMDVLVVSGSVAAWTTAALAFAGFHVVSFGAVGAMIMALHITGRYIESHLRDKASKEIRALVSIQAREARVVDSDGKEIMIPIEAVKEGMTLLVRPGERIPSDGELLDGTTSVDESMITGESLPVGKEAGDPVTGGSMNLTGAVRIRATKVGEDSFLSQMVSLIQEAQGAKVPIQAFADRVTNYFVPGVAALAVISGLFWLFKGTQYSFFLDRAAEYLPWVTSVRDPVSLGVFAFITTIVIACPCALGLATPMALITGTGAASRKGLIIRNAEAIQTAREVTVAVLDKTGTITEGAPSVVETNLDPDSLAAVASIESFSNHPLAKAIASASDVRLEISGLEEITGEGVKGVVAGASWFVGRPADPTKYDEHLELGRTVVEVTRDGALTGYIAVEDRLREDAVEGIRRLSEMGITCVMATGDNEKTALAVAARVGIDEVRAGVRPDGKLDLIRDLQSKGGKVLMTGDGMNDAAALKGADIGVAIGSGTDLAIDSADIVIVKGGISRLADAVSISRKTFTVIRQNLFWAFAYNIIAIPLAMAALLHPAIAEVSMGFSSISVILNSMRVK from the coding sequence ATGGCGGACACAGAAAAGCAGAGCTTCAAGACTAGCCTGGTGGTCACGGGCATGACCTGCGCAACCTGCTCGAGAATGGTGGAGCGGTCGCTGGCAAAGGTCGACGGTGTCACCTTCGCGGCGGTCAACCTGGCCACCGAGACGGCGTTCGTCGTCAGCGAGAGGGAGATACCGAAAGAGGAGCTGGTCAAGGCTGTCGAGAAGGCCGGGTACTCGGTCACCGACGAGCGTGCGGAGGACCTGGAGAAGAGCCGCTACCTCCGGACGAGGAGGAACCTGGCTATCTCCTGGCTGGTCACCGGTCCTTTGATGGGGCTGATGGTGCTGCACATGACGGGGCGTCACGTGCCCTTCTACTACTCGCTGGAGCTCTTCGGCGGGATAGTCGCCATCTTCTGGGCGGGGCGCGACGCTATCAAGGGCGCCTGGATAGCTCTGTCGCACTTCCACGCCAACATGGATGTGCTGGTGGTCTCCGGCTCCGTCGCGGCGTGGACTACCGCGGCTCTGGCCTTCGCTGGATTCCATGTGGTCTCCTTCGGGGCTGTCGGCGCGATGATCATGGCGCTGCACATCACGGGCAGATACATAGAGTCGCATCTCAGGGACAAGGCGTCAAAGGAGATACGCGCCCTCGTCTCGATACAGGCCCGCGAGGCCAGGGTGGTGGATTCGGACGGGAAGGAGATAATGATCCCGATAGAGGCCGTCAAGGAGGGAATGACCCTGCTGGTCAGGCCGGGAGAGCGGATCCCGAGCGACGGCGAGCTGCTTGACGGTACGACCTCCGTGGACGAGTCCATGATAACGGGCGAGTCGTTGCCGGTCGGCAAGGAGGCGGGAGATCCGGTCACCGGCGGCTCCATGAACCTGACGGGAGCGGTGCGCATCCGCGCCACGAAGGTGGGAGAGGACAGCTTCCTGTCCCAGATGGTGTCGCTCATCCAGGAGGCCCAGGGGGCCAAGGTACCCATCCAGGCGTTCGCGGACAGGGTGACCAACTACTTCGTGCCGGGCGTGGCGGCGCTGGCGGTAATCAGCGGACTATTCTGGCTGTTCAAGGGGACGCAGTACTCGTTCTTTCTCGACAGAGCGGCCGAATACCTACCTTGGGTTACCTCGGTTCGCGACCCGGTATCGCTCGGCGTGTTCGCCTTCATAACCACCATAGTGATAGCCTGTCCCTGCGCACTTGGACTGGCGACCCCTATGGCGCTGATAACGGGCACGGGCGCAGCGTCGCGGAAGGGCCTGATCATACGCAACGCGGAGGCGATCCAGACCGCGCGGGAGGTCACGGTCGCCGTGCTTGACAAGACCGGGACGATAACAGAGGGAGCTCCCTCCGTGGTGGAGACCAATCTTGACCCGGACTCGCTGGCCGCAGTCGCCTCGATCGAGTCTTTCTCAAACCATCCTCTTGCGAAGGCCATAGCCTCCGCGTCCGACGTCCGACTCGAGATATCGGGGCTCGAAGAGATCACCGGAGAGGGAGTCAAGGGCGTGGTCGCGGGAGCGTCGTGGTTCGTTGGCAGGCCCGCAGACCCGACGAAGTACGACGAGCACCTGGAGCTCGGTCGCACCGTGGTCGAGGTGACGAGAGACGGAGCGCTCACCGGATACATAGCGGTCGAGGACAGGCTGAGAGAGGACGCGGTCGAGGGCATAAGACGGCTATCGGAGATGGGGATTACCTGCGTGATGGCCACGGGGGACAACGAGAAGACAGCTCTGGCAGTGGCCGCCCGAGTCGGGATAGACGAGGTGCGAGCCGGCGTGCGCCCGGACGGGAAGCTTGACCTGATCCGCGACCTGCAGTCGAAGGGCGGAAAGGTGCTGATGACCGGCGACGGAATGAACGACGCCGCGGCTCTGAAGGGGGCCGACATAGGGGTTGCGATAGGCTCCGGCACGGACCTGGCGATCGACAGCGCGGACATTGTGATTGTGAAGGGCGGCATATCACGGCTCGCCGACGCGGTGTCGATATCGAGAAAGACCTTCACCGTGATACGGCAGAACTTGTTTTGGGCTTTTGCTTACAATATAATTGCGATACCGCTCGCGATGGCTGCTCTGCTCCACCCTGCGATAGCCGAGGTATCGATGGGCTTCAGCTCCATCTCGGTCATCTTGAACTCCATGAGGGTGAAATAA